The genomic segment CTACAATACAACCATCAACTTCTTCATATTTAGATATGGAGTTATTGAGATTTTCTACTGCAGGAAGCGTTGATGATGGAAAAAGTACATTGATAGGAAGGCTTTTGTATGATTCGAAATCAATATTTGCAGACCAATACGAGGCTATAGAGGAATCGAGTAAAAAGAAAGGTGAAGAGACTGTTAATTTAGCGTTATTAACAGATGGTTTAAGAGCCGAACGAGAACAAGGAATTACGATTGATGTAGCTTACCGTTATTTTGCAACACCAAAACGTAAATTTATAATTGCTGATACACCTGGACATATTCAGTACACTCGAAACATGGTTACTGGGTCGTCAACATCTAATCTTTCCATAATATTGGTAGATGCTAGAAACGGATTAGTTGAGCAAACCTCAAGACACACTTTTATAGCAGCTCTTTTAGGTATTCCTCATGTGGTGTTTTGTATCAACAAAATGGATTTGGTGGATTATTCTGAAGAGGTTTTCTTTAAAATTAAAAAAGATTTAGAAGCATTTTGTTCTAAACTAGATGTGAAAGATATTCAGTTTGTACCTATTTCTGCTTTAAATGGCGATAATGTGGTGAACAAATCTGAAAAAATGGATTGGTATCAAGGCTCTACCTTGATGTATTTGTTAGAAAATATTCACATAGGTAGCGATTACAATCACATCGATTGTCGTTTTCCTGTTCAGTATGTAATTCGACCACAATCTGATAAATACCACGATTATAGAGGTTATGCAGGTAGAATTGCAGGGGGAGTTTTTAAACCAGGTGATGAAGTAACGGTGTTGCCGTCAGGTTTTTCTTCTAAAATTAAATCAATTGATACTTTTAATGGATCATTAGAAGAAGCTTACGCTCCAATGTCAGTAACTATTACGTTAGAAGATGATATTGATATTAGTAGAGGAGATATGATTGTTAGAAACAATAATCAAACAGAGGTTAGTCAAGATATTGATGTGATGGTTTGTTGGTTTAATCCCAAGAACTTAATTCTTAACGGTAAATATGCTATTAAGCACACTTCTAATGATGTGAGATGTGTAGTTAAGGAGGTTAAATACAAAATTAATATCAATACTTTACATCGAATGGAAGATGATAAGGATGTAAAAATGAATGATATTGCTCGTATTTCAATCAGAACTACGAAGCCATTGTTGTATGATAAATATTCTAGAAATCGTTTTACAGGAAGTCTAATTTTAATAGACGAAGCAACCAATGAAACTGTTGGAGCAGGTATGATTGTTGAATAATTACCTCAAATTCTTTTAAAAATTTAAATCTTAATCCGTAAAGGGTTAAGATTTTCTGTTTTTAGGCTAAAAACAGTGTTTTTTCTTATCTTTGTAAACTGTCTTCAAATATTTTTTATGGCTGAAATTATTGAGAAAAAAGTGGGTAAGGATTCTAAAGTATCTAAAGAAGTAGTTCTTGAAGCTTTTAAGCTAATGTGTACTGCTAAATCGCTTACAGAGCTTTACGAAGAAAACAAAGAGATTACAGCCAAATATGTTCATGCAACATCAAGAGGACATGAAGCAATTCAGATTGCTACTGGATTGCAATTAAAACCGCAAGATTTTGTTTTTCCTTATTATCGTGACGATAGTATTTTATTGTCAATAGGAATGTCTCCTTTTCAGTTGATGTTACAGGTATTAGCAAAACGAAACGATCCATTTTCAGGTGGAAGAACTTACTATTCGCACCCGAGTTTAAATGATGCAGACAAGCCAAAAATACCTCATCAATCTTCGGCAACGGGTATGCAAGCTATACCAGCAACTGGCGTGGCAATGGGTATTCAATACAAAGAAAAAATTGGAATTGCAGAAGATTATAAAGGAGAAAACCCTGTTGTTGTTTGTAGTTTGGGAGATGCTTCATGTACCGAAGGAGAAGTTTCAGAAGCTTTTCAAATGGCGGTGTTAAAACAAATGCCAATTATTTATTTGGTTCAAGATAATGAATGGGATATTTCTGCAACAGCAAAAGAAACTAGAGCTCAAGATATTACTTATTTTGCAAGAGGTTTTAAAGGATTGGAAGTTAGAACTATTGATGGTAGTGATTTTATTGAGTCGTACTCGACAATGCAAGAAGTGATTGATATTGTTCGTAAAGAACGTCGTCCTTTTTTGGTACACGCAAAAGTACCGTTGTTAAATCATCATACATCAGGTGTGAGAAAAGAATGGTACAGAGACGATTTGGCGGAAGCAGCTACTCGCGATCCTTTTCCAAAAATCAAACAAAATTTATTGGATTTAGACGTTAAATCGTTTGAATTACTTTCTATAGAGAATAAGGCAAAAGAATTGGTTGAAAAAGAGTATCAATTGGCTTTATTAGAAGAAGACCCTAGACCAGAAGATTTAACTTTGCATCATTTCGCTCCGACACCAATTACAGAGGAAAAGGGCGAACGAGAACCAAAAGGGAAAGATAAAACTGTAATGGTTGATTCTGCTTTATTTGCTGTTCGAGAATTAATGACCAAGCACAAGGAATGTTTGATGTACGGTCAAGATGTTGGTGGTCGTTTGGGAGGAGTTTTCCGTGAAGCGGCAACATTGGCTCAGCAATTTGGTGATGATAGAGTTTTTAATACTCCTATTCAGGAAGCATTTATAGTTGGTAGTACTGTTGGTATGGCAGCAGTTGGTTTAAAACCAATTGTTGAGGTGCAATTTGCGGATTACATTTGGCCTGGTTTAAATCAGTTGTTTACTGAGGTCAGTCGTTCGTATTATCTTTCAAACGGTAAATGGCCAGCAAGTATGATTTTAAGAGTTCCAATTGGAGCTTATGGTTCTGGTGGTCCATATCACTCTTCAAGTGTTGAATCTGTTGTAACACAAATTAGAGGTGTAAAAGTAGCTTATCCATCAACAGGTGCAGATTTAAAAGGTTTACTAAAATCGGCATACTACGACCCAAATCCTGTTGTAATTTTTGAACACAAAGGGTTATACTGGAGTAAAATTAAAGGTACCGAAGGAGCAAAAACGGTTGAGCCTGATGAAGATTATGTAATCCCTTTTGGAAAAGCAAGAACAGTAATTGAAGCGGATGCAGATAAAATTGAAAATGGAGAGAGTGCTGTTATTATCACTTATGGTAGAGGTGTGTATTGGAGTTTAGAAGCATCAAAACAGTTTAAAGGTCAAATTGAAATTATTGATTTAAGAACATTAAATCCGATTG from the Flavobacteriales bacterium genome contains:
- the cysN gene encoding sulfate adenylyltransferase subunit CysN; the encoded protein is MEKTTIQPSTSSYLDMELLRFSTAGSVDDGKSTLIGRLLYDSKSIFADQYEAIEESSKKKGEETVNLALLTDGLRAEREQGITIDVAYRYFATPKRKFIIADTPGHIQYTRNMVTGSSTSNLSIILVDARNGLVEQTSRHTFIAALLGIPHVVFCINKMDLVDYSEEVFFKIKKDLEAFCSKLDVKDIQFVPISALNGDNVVNKSEKMDWYQGSTLMYLLENIHIGSDYNHIDCRFPVQYVIRPQSDKYHDYRGYAGRIAGGVFKPGDEVTVLPSGFSSKIKSIDTFNGSLEEAYAPMSVTITLEDDIDISRGDMIVRNNNQTEVSQDIDVMVCWFNPKNLILNGKYAIKHTSNDVRCVVKEVKYKININTLHRMEDDKDVKMNDIARISIRTTKPLLYDKYSRNRFTGSLILIDEATNETVGAGMIVE
- a CDS encoding tungsten formylmethanofuran dehydrogenase, whose protein sequence is MAEIIEKKVGKDSKVSKEVVLEAFKLMCTAKSLTELYEENKEITAKYVHATSRGHEAIQIATGLQLKPQDFVFPYYRDDSILLSIGMSPFQLMLQVLAKRNDPFSGGRTYYSHPSLNDADKPKIPHQSSATGMQAIPATGVAMGIQYKEKIGIAEDYKGENPVVVCSLGDASCTEGEVSEAFQMAVLKQMPIIYLVQDNEWDISATAKETRAQDITYFARGFKGLEVRTIDGSDFIESYSTMQEVIDIVRKERRPFLVHAKVPLLNHHTSGVRKEWYRDDLAEAATRDPFPKIKQNLLDLDVKSFELLSIENKAKELVEKEYQLALLEEDPRPEDLTLHHFAPTPITEEKGEREPKGKDKTVMVDSALFAVRELMTKHKECLMYGQDVGGRLGGVFREAATLAQQFGDDRVFNTPIQEAFIVGSTVGMAAVGLKPIVEVQFADYIWPGLNQLFTEVSRSYYLSNGKWPASMILRVPIGAYGSGGPYHSSSVESVVTQIRGVKVAYPSTGADLKGLLKSAYYDPNPVVIFEHKGLYWSKIKGTEGAKTVEPDEDYVIPFGKARTVIEADADKIENGESAVIITYGRGVYWSLEASKQFKGQIEIIDLRTLNPIDEEAMYAATKRHNKVMLVTEESVENSFTLGLAARIQKNCFKHLDAPIEIVGSIDTPAIPLNSVLEATLLPNGDKVAKALQALLNY